The Methylomarinum vadi genome has a window encoding:
- the rpsR gene encoding 30S ribosomal protein S18 produces the protein MARNVKRKKFCRFSGEEAVVIDYKNLDLLSEYITETGKIVPSRITGTSAKYQRQLSKAIKQARYIALLPYCDAHK, from the coding sequence ATGGCACGTAACGTAAAACGCAAAAAATTCTGCCGTTTCAGTGGCGAAGAGGCAGTCGTGATCGACTACAAAAACCTGGACTTGTTGAGCGAATACATTACCGAAACCGGTAAAATCGTTCCAAGCCGCATCACTGGAACCAGTGCGAAGTATCAAAGACAATTGTCGAAGGCAATCAAACAGGCCCGTTATATTGCCTTGCTGCCTTATTGCGACGCACATAAGTAA
- the fliJ gene encoding flagellar export protein FliJ produces the protein MKKSERFKVIIDIQAQQEKQSLQALGACQQQKQALEGQLRNLRSYRREYAEKFDAAESRGMSIGQLLEFRAFIDKLDKAIAAQQQTVEDKNKELLRFRKNWEQNHRKTQSLQKIGERAVLEEVKLADKREQAEQDERASRAGRKNGMGTA, from the coding sequence ATGAAAAAATCGGAACGATTTAAAGTTATTATCGATATACAGGCGCAACAGGAAAAGCAATCGTTGCAGGCATTGGGCGCTTGCCAGCAGCAGAAACAGGCGCTGGAGGGACAATTGCGCAATCTACGCAGTTATCGGCGTGAATATGCGGAAAAATTCGACGCAGCCGAAAGCCGGGGAATGTCTATCGGGCAATTGCTGGAGTTTCGGGCTTTTATCGACAAGTTGGACAAGGCGATCGCAGCGCAACAGCAAACCGTTGAAGATAAAAACAAGGAGTTGCTGCGGTTTCGTAAAAACTGGGAGCAAAATCATCGCAAAACCCAGAGCCTGCAAAAAATTGGTGAACGGGCGGTCTTGGAAGAAGTGAAACTGGCCGACAAGCGGGAGCAAGCGGAGCAGGATGAGCGGGCCTCTAGGGCAGGACGCAAGAATGGCATGGGAACTGCTTGA
- the fliF gene encoding flagellar basal-body MS-ring/collar protein FliF, with translation MSEQNNNGAADIQGSSQLVSTGQTIHPAFKGLMELSTVRQLGLMLGLALSVAIGMAVVLWSQTPSYDLLFSNIAEQDSAEIIDALDKLGVDYQVDTGSGAIMVPSGDVRELKLKLAAQGLPRSSSTGYELLDKETSFGTSKSVEKMRFQRALEGEIARTIMTIQNVKSARVLLALPKQSVFVRKQKKPSASVIVNLYRGRMLEKEQIEAIVHLVASSVPMLESTQVTVVDQKGRLLSSQDSSAEVYLTSKQFEYKKNIEEHLMERIRNILTPLVGSDGFRTQISADVDFTVTERTQEMFNPDLPALRSEQTLEEQNSLSAVQGVPGALSNQPPPAGVAPEVAGGAAPTAPAGTPSSSSPTSASKSATRNYELDKTITHTRLATGDLRRLSVAVVVDNKIIGEGENRARQPYSREDINQMTALVKQAVGFDNARGDQVTVTNVAFRAEDEPEPLPELPLWEQSWFNDAVKQAIAVAVVLFLVFGVLRPTLRGLVARQEDKALVEELAKVREEAEAMGGVVKFDERGKPVAVPVGPSGTPDQVALAGGAEDLLLLDAPQSYEKRLEYVRKLIDEDPKLVSQVLKEWLKDDG, from the coding sequence ATGAGTGAGCAAAACAATAACGGCGCGGCCGACATACAAGGATCATCCCAACTGGTTTCGACGGGGCAGACGATACATCCCGCCTTTAAGGGGTTGATGGAACTGTCGACCGTCCGTCAACTCGGTCTGATGCTCGGTTTGGCATTGAGCGTGGCGATCGGCATGGCGGTGGTGCTGTGGTCGCAGACGCCTTCCTATGATTTGCTTTTCAGTAATATCGCCGAACAGGATTCGGCCGAAATTATCGATGCGCTCGATAAACTGGGGGTGGATTACCAGGTGGACACCGGTTCCGGCGCGATCATGGTGCCGTCCGGCGATGTGCGCGAATTGAAGTTGAAGCTCGCCGCCCAAGGGTTGCCGCGCAGTTCCAGTACCGGTTATGAGTTGCTGGATAAGGAAACCAGTTTCGGCACCAGCAAGAGTGTCGAGAAAATGCGCTTCCAACGTGCGCTGGAAGGCGAAATTGCCCGCACGATCATGACCATTCAAAACGTCAAGTCCGCCCGCGTGTTGTTGGCCTTGCCAAAACAATCGGTATTCGTGCGCAAACAGAAGAAACCGAGCGCGTCGGTCATCGTCAACTTGTATCGAGGCAGAATGCTGGAGAAGGAGCAAATCGAGGCGATTGTGCATTTGGTGGCATCCAGCGTGCCGATGTTGGAATCCACCCAGGTGACCGTAGTCGACCAGAAAGGCCGGTTATTGAGCAGTCAAGACAGTTCGGCCGAGGTTTATTTGACTTCCAAACAGTTCGAATACAAGAAAAACATCGAAGAACATTTGATGGAAAGGATTCGAAATATTTTAACGCCATTGGTTGGCAGCGATGGTTTCCGCACGCAAATTTCCGCCGATGTCGATTTCACGGTGACCGAACGTACCCAGGAAATGTTCAATCCCGATTTGCCGGCTTTGCGCAGCGAACAAACGCTGGAAGAACAAAATTCATTGTCGGCGGTGCAAGGTGTCCCCGGTGCGTTGTCCAATCAACCGCCACCGGCCGGCGTAGCGCCGGAAGTGGCCGGCGGAGCGGCGCCGACTGCTCCGGCCGGTACGCCATCCTCGTCTTCTCCGACCTCGGCCAGCAAAAGCGCAACCCGCAATTACGAGCTGGATAAAACCATCACTCATACTCGTTTGGCGACGGGAGATTTACGGCGCCTGTCGGTCGCGGTCGTGGTCGATAATAAAATTATCGGCGAAGGAGAGAATAGGGCCAGACAGCCCTATTCGCGTGAAGACATTAATCAGATGACGGCGCTGGTCAAGCAGGCCGTCGGGTTCGACAATGCCCGTGGCGATCAGGTTACGGTCACTAATGTCGCCTTCCGGGCCGAAGACGAGCCTGAACCGCTGCCCGAGTTGCCGCTATGGGAGCAAAGCTGGTTTAACGACGCGGTGAAACAAGCAATAGCCGTCGCGGTAGTGTTGTTCCTGGTCTTCGGAGTTTTACGCCCGACCCTGCGGGGCTTGGTTGCCAGGCAAGAAGATAAGGCATTGGTCGAGGAATTGGCGAAAGTGCGGGAAGAAGCGGAAGCGATGGGAGGCGTGGTCAAATTCGATGAAAGGGGTAAGCCGGTGGCCGTGCCTGTCGGCCCGAGCGGGACACCCGACCAAGTCGCCCTGGCTGGTGGCGCGGAAGATTTACTGTTGCTGGATGCGCCGCAAAGCTACGAAAAGCGGCTGGAATATGTACGTAAGTTGATAGACGAGGACCCGAAATTGGTTTCTCAGGTGTTGAAGGAATGGTTGAAAGACGATGGCTGA
- a CDS encoding flagellar assembly protein FliH, which translates to MNWSKPGRFSQDELEKLDTWSGLENFGEVRSEPVDNEETRILTVEEIEAMQQQAYDEAYEQGRKEGFGQGREEGIEEGKKTGFQQGFDEGSKKGYDDNVHLLRKQTAEFVSLLEALAEPFKQLDEQVERELVKLAIGIARQLLRREIKVDPGQIVAVVREAVQALPLASRKITLTLHPEDAELVRKALVLDEMSPPWGIREDPLLMRGGCIVESGASHVDATVENRLAAIVAKVLGGERRGDQTP; encoded by the coding sequence ATGAATTGGTCTAAGCCGGGAAGATTTTCCCAGGACGAGTTGGAAAAGCTGGATACATGGTCTGGCTTGGAAAATTTTGGCGAGGTTCGTTCCGAACCGGTTGACAATGAAGAAACCCGAATTTTGACGGTTGAAGAAATCGAAGCCATGCAGCAACAGGCCTATGACGAAGCTTACGAGCAAGGGCGCAAGGAGGGGTTTGGTCAGGGGCGCGAGGAAGGGATCGAAGAAGGCAAGAAAACCGGTTTTCAACAGGGCTTCGACGAAGGTTCGAAAAAGGGTTACGACGACAATGTGCATTTGTTACGCAAACAGACAGCTGAATTCGTCAGCTTATTGGAGGCGTTGGCCGAGCCGTTTAAGCAATTGGATGAACAAGTCGAGCGGGAGTTGGTAAAGTTGGCGATCGGTATCGCGAGGCAGTTGCTACGCCGGGAAATCAAGGTCGATCCGGGGCAGATTGTCGCGGTAGTCAGGGAAGCCGTGCAGGCGCTACCGCTGGCGAGTCGTAAAATCACGTTGACCTTGCACCCCGAAGATGCCGAACTGGTTCGCAAGGCATTGGTGTTGGACGAAATGTCACCCCCCTGGGGAATTCGGGAAGACCCGCTGCTGATGCGGGGCGGTTGTATCGTCGAAAGCGGCGCCTCGCATGTCGACGCCACGGTGGAAAATCGCTTGGCGGCCATTGTCGCCAAGGTATTGGGCGGAGAAAGGCGCGGAGATCAAACCCCATGA
- the rpsF gene encoding 30S ribosomal protein S6 yields the protein MRHYEIVFLVHPDQSAQVPAMIERYKATIEGASGYIHRLEDWGRRQLAYPIKKIHKAHYVLMNIECDQDTLDELESGFRFNDAILRSMTLVRQEAITDPSPIIAAEGGAAEEKSSSADAKEESDEEEEELDEDADTSDAE from the coding sequence ATGCGACATTATGAAATTGTCTTTTTGGTACACCCTGATCAAAGTGCTCAGGTCCCTGCCATGATCGAGCGCTATAAAGCGACGATCGAGGGAGCTTCCGGCTATATACATCGCCTGGAAGACTGGGGGCGTAGACAGTTGGCGTATCCCATTAAAAAAATTCACAAGGCGCATTACGTGCTGATGAATATTGAGTGCGACCAGGACACGCTGGATGAATTGGAAAGCGGTTTCCGCTTTAACGACGCTATTTTACGTAGCATGACTCTGGTCAGACAGGAAGCCATCACCGATCCTTCGCCGATCATTGCCGCAGAAGGCGGGGCGGCAGAGGAAAAATCCAGTTCAGCGGATGCTAAAGAAGAGAGTGATGAGGAAGAGGAAGAGCTGGACGAAGACGCGGACACTTCCGACGCTGAATAA
- the fliI gene encoding flagellar protein export ATPase FliI encodes MIPSANRTENWLQRLRPYIARLDETPELVVEGRLSRMVGLTLEAEGCRAAIGSLCQVEGKNGARIGAEVVGFAGSKIYLMPTGDTHGLEPGCRVIPLGTNSLAKVGFGLLGRVLSGSGEALDNKGPLNTDAKVLLSGGTINPLSRKPIREPLDVGVRAINALFSVGRGQRMGLFAGTGVGKSVLLGMMTRFTTADVVVVGLIGERGREVNEFVLKILGQEGMKRAVVVASPADDSPLMRVHGAMLATSIAEYFRDQGLDVLLLMDSLTRYAQAYREIALAIDEPPATKGYPPSVFAKLPALVERAGNGDVQGGSITAFYTVLAEGDDTNDPIADAARGVLDGHVVLSRTLAESGHFPAIDIEASISRVMPDIVEVQHMQMARELRRLYSIYQQNKDLISVGAYQPGSDPRIDQAIAKNPAIMEFLQQDMNESVDISRSLSELALVLGVETATDKERT; translated from the coding sequence ATGATACCTAGCGCTAACCGAACCGAAAACTGGCTGCAACGTTTGAGACCCTATATCGCTCGCCTGGACGAAACCCCGGAGTTGGTGGTCGAGGGCCGTTTGTCGAGGATGGTGGGGTTGACGTTGGAAGCGGAAGGTTGCCGGGCGGCCATCGGTTCGCTATGCCAGGTTGAAGGCAAGAATGGCGCGCGTATCGGTGCCGAGGTGGTCGGTTTTGCCGGCAGTAAAATTTATCTGATGCCTACCGGCGATACCCATGGCCTGGAACCGGGATGCCGGGTGATTCCGTTGGGGACGAATAGTTTGGCCAAGGTCGGTTTCGGCTTGCTCGGACGCGTGCTAAGCGGGAGCGGCGAAGCGTTGGATAATAAGGGCCCGCTCAATACGGATGCCAAAGTATTGCTGTCAGGCGGTACCATCAACCCTCTGTCCAGAAAACCAATACGCGAACCGTTGGATGTCGGAGTTAGGGCTATCAATGCCTTGTTCAGTGTCGGCCGCGGTCAACGTATGGGCTTGTTCGCCGGCACCGGCGTCGGCAAAAGCGTATTGCTGGGCATGATGACGCGATTTACCACGGCCGATGTCGTCGTGGTCGGGCTCATTGGCGAGCGGGGCCGCGAGGTCAATGAGTTCGTTTTGAAGATACTTGGCCAAGAAGGCATGAAAAGGGCCGTGGTGGTTGCCTCGCCGGCCGATGATTCGCCGCTGATGCGGGTGCATGGCGCGATGCTGGCCACCAGTATTGCCGAATATTTTCGCGATCAAGGCTTGGACGTGTTGTTGTTGATGGATTCCCTGACCCGTTATGCCCAGGCTTATCGGGAGATCGCGCTGGCCATCGACGAACCGCCGGCCACCAAGGGTTATCCGCCTTCGGTATTCGCTAAATTACCGGCCTTGGTGGAACGGGCTGGCAACGGCGATGTCCAAGGAGGCTCGATTACGGCGTTTTATACCGTATTGGCGGAGGGCGACGATACCAATGATCCGATTGCGGATGCCGCGCGAGGGGTGTTGGATGGCCATGTGGTATTGTCGAGAACGCTGGCCGAATCGGGCCATTTTCCGGCCATCGACATCGAAGCCTCGATCAGTCGCGTCATGCCGGATATCGTCGAGGTGCAGCATATGCAAATGGCCCGTGAGTTGCGGCGCTTATATTCCATTTATCAACAAAACAAGGATCTGATCAGTGTCGGCGCCTATCAACCGGGATCCGATCCCCGTATCGACCAAGCGATCGCCAAGAATCCTGCCATTATGGAATTTTTGCAACAGGACATGAACGAGTCGGTGGATATCAGCAGGAGCCTAAGCGAGTTGGCGTTGGTTTTAGGCGTAGAAACGGCGACGGATAAGGAGAGAACATGA
- the fliE gene encoding flagellar hook-basal body complex protein FliE yields the protein MTEMNIDQVLAQMRAMSIEAGAKPQPANSDGDFAAVLKQSIDAVNDTQQTSSEMAKAFEMGDPDVSLAEVMIASQKASVSFQAMVQVRNKLVEAYQDIMNMPM from the coding sequence ATGACTGAGATGAATATTGACCAAGTATTGGCGCAAATGCGCGCTATGTCGATCGAGGCAGGCGCTAAACCGCAGCCAGCCAATAGTGACGGTGATTTTGCCGCGGTATTGAAACAGTCAATCGATGCGGTTAATGATACCCAGCAAACTTCTTCGGAAATGGCCAAGGCTTTCGAAATGGGGGACCCCGATGTCAGTTTGGCGGAAGTGATGATCGCCTCGCAAAAGGCCAGTGTCTCTTTTCAGGCCATGGTGCAAGTGCGCAATAAGCTGGTCGAGGCCTATCAAGATATCATGAACATGCCGATGTAA
- a CDS encoding flagellar hook-length control protein FliK: MNVEASGLQSFFTALVGAEQLPATWLQDGSLPEGFSSALREQIAHLQETQQTLPVSSDQAGLSLLQELAVFSGKNLPAVGEENDIDLESTLQALAKVLKTIGTTEASEDVDELAQLVAEAVVPLQNSSPVAVQASVNPVAPDDAREKQASGPLPLSGFGAKEEKNQTLAPAISPNNQAKEETLKVQQDRTAMAKENLPEVEEKHNDESLPLKKNVSDSHEQEMPKHEQAIPKMAADIALLNRAVAVEKNELAPMGRHFAHPQWGNELSDKIVWMHKQNIPSAELNLNPRHLGPVSIRVDVHQEQTSVAFTTHHAVVKEAIEAAIPRLREMLGSQQLNLVNVDISQQHSEQRQGNNFSQMANDQRSHQNGGQLTENAEPLTIADEIEAGRAIASQGILSLFA, encoded by the coding sequence ATGAATGTTGAAGCGTCCGGTTTACAATCATTTTTTACCGCGTTGGTCGGAGCGGAACAATTGCCGGCTACCTGGCTGCAAGACGGCAGTTTGCCTGAGGGATTCTCTTCCGCCTTGAGAGAGCAAATTGCCCACTTGCAGGAAACGCAGCAAACGCTGCCCGTGTCATCCGACCAGGCCGGACTTTCACTATTGCAAGAGCTTGCCGTCTTTTCCGGCAAGAACTTGCCGGCTGTCGGCGAAGAAAACGATATCGACCTCGAGTCGACTTTGCAGGCGTTGGCCAAAGTCCTGAAAACCATCGGCACAACGGAAGCCTCGGAGGATGTCGACGAGCTGGCCCAGTTGGTGGCGGAAGCTGTCGTGCCGTTGCAAAACTCTTCGCCGGTTGCCGTTCAAGCTTCGGTAAATCCGGTTGCGCCTGACGACGCGAGGGAGAAGCAAGCGTCCGGCCCGCTGCCATTGTCCGGGTTTGGGGCTAAGGAAGAAAAGAATCAAACGCTTGCCCCGGCGATTTCGCCGAATAATCAAGCCAAAGAGGAAACGCTGAAGGTGCAACAGGATAGGACCGCTATGGCCAAGGAAAATTTACCCGAAGTCGAGGAAAAACATAACGACGAGTCTTTGCCGCTTAAGAAAAATGTGAGCGATTCTCACGAGCAGGAAATGCCGAAACACGAGCAGGCAATACCCAAAATGGCGGCGGATATCGCCCTGCTGAATCGTGCGGTCGCAGTCGAAAAAAACGAATTGGCGCCTATGGGGCGGCATTTCGCTCATCCGCAATGGGGCAATGAATTGTCCGACAAAATAGTATGGATGCATAAACAAAACATTCCCTCCGCCGAATTGAATTTGAACCCGCGCCATTTAGGTCCGGTATCGATTCGGGTCGATGTCCATCAAGAGCAGACCTCGGTCGCGTTCACCACGCATCATGCCGTGGTCAAGGAAGCCATCGAGGCAGCCATACCGAGGTTACGGGAAATGCTGGGGTCGCAGCAATTGAATCTGGTGAACGTGGATATATCCCAGCAGCATTCGGAACAAAGGCAAGGCAACAATTTTTCTCAAATGGCGAATGATCAACGCAGTCACCAGAACGGCGGACAGCTTACAGAAAATGCCGAACCGCTAACCATCGCCGATGAAATCGAAGCGGGCCGAGCGATTGCCAGCCAAGGCATTTTAAGTCTATTCGCCTAG
- a CDS encoding sigma-54-dependent transcriptional regulator: MKQYDVLIVEDDSALCEALRDTLEVEGYRVMSALNGNEALNKLAKHGFKLVVSDVQMPMMDGLQLLHNMQMHYPATPVLLMTAYGTIPKAVEAMRSGAVDYLIKPFEAAMLVDKVAPFIVRETVPVQANILADGKMRQLYALSAKVAQTDVTVLLEGESGTGKEVLARYIHQQSRCNDGPFVAINCAAIPENMLEAMLFGYEKGAFTGAVQASAGKFEQAQGGTLLLDEISEMDLALQAKLLRVLQEKEIERLGSQKKVTLDVRILATTNRKLKDYVDQGRFREDLYYRLSVFPLRIPPLRERVDDILPLASELLQKHHAGGNNLPVFSAEAVRKMQCYRWPGNVRELENVVQRALILQRDGRIGADELIFEEAPLDVGTSFVEQSGNIIHVHEAKEENEISTLGEGVRSVEEKIILQTLNEVNGSRKMTAEKLGISPRTLRYKLARMKESGVALPC, translated from the coding sequence ATGAAACAGTATGATGTCTTGATCGTTGAGGATGATTCGGCCTTGTGCGAAGCCTTGCGCGATACCTTGGAAGTCGAAGGGTATCGGGTCATGTCCGCGCTCAACGGAAACGAGGCCTTGAACAAGTTGGCGAAACATGGCTTCAAGCTCGTGGTCAGCGACGTGCAAATGCCGATGATGGATGGATTGCAATTACTGCATAATATGCAAATGCATTATCCGGCTACGCCGGTTTTGCTGATGACGGCTTACGGAACGATTCCGAAAGCCGTCGAAGCAATGCGATCCGGCGCGGTCGATTATCTGATCAAACCGTTCGAGGCGGCCATGCTGGTGGATAAAGTCGCTCCCTTCATCGTTCGGGAAACCGTGCCGGTCCAGGCGAATATCCTGGCCGACGGTAAAATGCGTCAGCTATATGCGCTCAGCGCCAAAGTGGCGCAAACCGATGTGACCGTTTTATTGGAAGGCGAGAGCGGTACGGGCAAGGAAGTCTTGGCTCGTTATATTCATCAACAATCGCGTTGCAACGACGGGCCGTTCGTCGCGATCAATTGCGCCGCGATACCGGAGAATATGCTGGAGGCCATGCTGTTTGGCTATGAGAAAGGCGCCTTTACCGGCGCGGTTCAGGCTTCGGCCGGCAAGTTCGAGCAGGCGCAGGGCGGCACATTGTTGTTGGACGAGATTTCGGAAATGGACCTGGCGTTGCAGGCTAAATTATTGAGGGTGCTGCAGGAAAAGGAGATTGAGCGTTTAGGCAGTCAGAAAAAAGTCACGCTGGATGTCAGAATTTTGGCGACGACCAACCGTAAGCTGAAAGATTATGTCGATCAGGGGCGTTTCCGGGAGGATTTATATTACCGTTTGAGCGTGTTTCCGCTGCGAATTCCACCGTTACGCGAACGGGTCGACGATATTTTGCCATTGGCAAGCGAATTGCTGCAGAAACATCATGCCGGCGGCAATAATTTACCCGTTTTCAGCGCCGAGGCGGTCAGAAAAATGCAGTGTTATCGATGGCCGGGCAATGTGCGCGAATTGGAAAACGTTGTCCAGCGGGCGTTGATTCTGCAACGGGATGGCCGAATCGGCGCGGATGAGCTAATCTTCGAAGAAGCGCCGCTGGATGTTGGGACTTCGTTCGTCGAACAATCCGGCAATATCATTCACGTGCATGAAGCAAAAGAGGAGAATGAAATCAGCACGTTAGGAGAAGGGGTCAGGTCGGTGGAGGAAAAAATAATCCTGCAAACGCTGAACGAGGTAAATGGCAGCCGTAAAATGACTGCCGAAAAGCTTGGCATCAGTCCGCGCACATTGCGTTACAAATTGGCCCGCATGAAAGAATCGGGTGTCGCACTGCCGTGTTAG
- the fliG gene encoding flagellar motor switch protein FliG, which translates to MAEEGKLNHAERASLLLLAVGQDRAAAVLKNMGPKEVQMVGSTMARLGPISSDMVDSVLEDFISQVKNETGLGMDSDEYIRNMLTNALGAEKAGSIIDRILLGANSKGIEQLKWMDTRAIADLIRLEHPQIIAIILSLLDADQSAEVLTLLPSNLRSDVLMRIATLEGVQPAALRELDDIMEKQLTGSDSVKSSVVGGVDAAANILNFMEGSISESMMEDINETSPDLGQQIQDKMFVFEDLVAVDDRGIQTLLREVSTDQLLVALRGVDDRLKDKIFSNMSKRAAEMLKDDLEASPPTKLSEVEMAQKDILSIAKKLADSGELSLGGGGDELV; encoded by the coding sequence ATGGCTGAGGAAGGTAAGTTAAATCACGCGGAGAGGGCGTCGTTGCTGTTGCTGGCGGTAGGTCAGGACAGAGCCGCCGCCGTCTTGAAAAATATGGGGCCCAAGGAAGTGCAAATGGTCGGTTCCACCATGGCGAGACTGGGGCCCATATCGTCGGACATGGTCGACTCGGTATTGGAAGATTTTATCTCGCAGGTCAAAAACGAAACCGGGCTGGGCATGGATTCCGACGAATATATCCGCAACATGCTCACTAATGCCTTGGGGGCGGAAAAAGCCGGCAGCATCATCGACAGGATTCTGCTAGGCGCCAACAGCAAAGGGATCGAACAGCTGAAATGGATGGACACCCGAGCCATCGCCGATTTGATCAGGTTGGAGCATCCGCAGATTATCGCCATTATTTTGTCGTTGTTGGATGCCGACCAGTCGGCCGAAGTGTTGACATTGTTGCCCTCGAATCTGCGCTCCGATGTGTTGATGCGGATCGCCACGCTGGAAGGGGTGCAACCGGCAGCCTTGCGGGAGCTAGATGATATCATGGAGAAACAGTTGACCGGCAGCGATAGCGTCAAGTCCTCGGTGGTCGGCGGCGTGGATGCCGCGGCCAACATCCTCAACTTCATGGAGGGCTCCATCAGCGAATCGATGATGGAGGATATCAATGAAACCAGTCCGGATCTGGGGCAGCAAATTCAAGACAAGATGTTTGTGTTCGAAGATTTGGTCGCCGTCGATGATCGCGGTATTCAAACCTTGTTGCGAGAAGTTTCCACCGATCAATTGCTGGTCGCGTTGCGCGGTGTCGATGACAGGTTGAAAGATAAGATTTTTAGTAACATGTCGAAACGGGCGGCGGAAATGTTAAAGGACGATTTGGAAGCGTCACCGCCAACCAAGCTGAGCGAGGTCGAAATGGCGCAGAAGGATATTCTGTCGATTGCCAAAAAACTGGCCGATTCCGGTGAATTGTCGCTAGGCGGTGGAGGCGATGAATTGGTCTAA
- a CDS encoding sensor histidine kinase produces MKTNNQRAVKAERLADAFHLFNQLSQNLSASYQGLEAQVARLNRELAAARGERLKTLVEKEKIATRLQQILAALPAAVIVLDYAGQVIDCNTLAINFLGEPLLGENWAAVMRRRLPQVGDTPHERQLPDGRQVTMTRNFLDNESGQIILLSDVSELRALETMLARQKHLTAMGEMAASLAHQVRTPLATAILYASQMNKPAVDDDKRQRFSQKILERLHHLERQVNDMLIYAKQGRLSMESFSLNNLLEFVRENMAERPILFQLDNRVEADAMLGNEDALRGALMNLLNNSSEACGDDGEISMTVFRQDDYNLGIRIEDNGVGMSEQQRQRLFEPFYTTKSSGTGLGLAVVDSVVSAHSGSIECRSVLGQGTVFTLLLPCINHYSVTLSNASAPVENEVTDYETV; encoded by the coding sequence ATGAAGACCAATAACCAACGAGCGGTAAAGGCGGAGCGCCTGGCCGATGCTTTTCATCTCTTCAATCAGTTATCGCAAAATCTGAGCGCTTCTTACCAGGGGCTCGAAGCCCAAGTCGCCAGGCTGAATCGGGAATTAGCCGCTGCGCGTGGCGAACGCCTGAAAACTTTGGTGGAAAAGGAAAAAATTGCGACGCGTCTGCAACAGATTTTAGCGGCGCTGCCGGCGGCCGTGATCGTTCTCGATTATGCCGGCCAAGTGATCGATTGCAATACGCTGGCCATTAACTTTCTCGGCGAACCGCTGCTGGGCGAAAATTGGGCGGCGGTGATGCGGCGCCGTTTACCTCAAGTCGGCGATACGCCGCACGAACGCCAGCTGCCGGACGGCAGGCAAGTCACTATGACGCGCAATTTTTTGGACAACGAGTCCGGGCAGATCATTCTGCTCTCTGATGTCAGTGAATTGCGCGCTTTAGAGACGATGCTGGCCCGCCAGAAACATTTGACGGCAATGGGCGAAATGGCGGCCAGTCTGGCCCATCAGGTCAGGACGCCGCTGGCGACGGCCATTCTCTATGCCTCGCAAATGAACAAGCCTGCCGTCGACGACGATAAGCGCCAGCGCTTCTCCCAAAAGATTTTGGAGCGGCTGCATCATTTGGAACGACAGGTCAACGATATGCTGATATACGCCAAGCAAGGGCGCTTGAGCATGGAAAGTTTTTCCTTGAACAATCTGCTGGAGTTCGTCCGGGAAAACATGGCCGAACGTCCGATTCTTTTTCAATTGGATAATCGTGTCGAGGCCGATGCCATGTTGGGTAACGAGGATGCCTTGCGCGGCGCATTGATGAACCTTTTGAACAATAGCTCGGAGGCTTGCGGCGATGATGGCGAAATCTCCATGACGGTTTTCCGGCAGGACGACTATAACCTGGGGATTCGTATCGAGGATAACGGAGTCGGTATGTCGGAACAGCAACGGCAACGACTGTTCGAGCCTTTCTATACGACAAAAAGCAGCGGTACCGGCCTGGGCCTGGCCGTGGTCGACAGCGTGGTCAGTGCCCATAGCGGCTCGATAGAATGCCGCTCGGTACTCGGCCAGGGAACGGTTTTTACGCTGTTGCTGCCTTGTATCAATCACTATTCGGTCACGTTATCCAATGCGAGCGCTCCCGTCGAGAATGAGGTTACAGATTATGAAACAGTATGA